A stretch of Caenibius tardaugens NBRC 16725 DNA encodes these proteins:
- a CDS encoding AMP-binding protein: MQQRSSPPWAWLETPAPHQQAFADAGVWDKRTIAEQAIALTAEDPEFVAFIEGDTHMTRAQLLADAQALSAALHARGLRQGDVIGFQIPNWREAAVLNLAAALSGFVVNPIVPIYRDREVTLMLEDCAARAFFVAAEFRNYDFAAMATRIRPSLPELAHVFTVRGTGGDDYATLLEEGRGKPFTRPAVDPLGVKMVLYTSGTTGRPKGVLHSHVTLSHILRKSAEYWGLAPGDATLMPSPVTHVSGYANGLEAPLVCGTRTVLMESWNAQHAIDLIDRHQLVGTVAATPFLVELADAARASGHRLPSFRFFACGGAAVPNDLIPAARQAFAACQPFRVFGASEVPLVSFGWTDNEDLAATTDGHIVDYAVRIVDADDNDLPDGQAGEILARGPAMMLGYADAQQTREAITSDGFFRTGDLGIRTVDGAIVVTGRKKDLIIRGGENISAKEIEDVLHTHPGVIEASVVAMPHERLGEGICAYIIAGEASLAAADLAAHVAASGLAKQKIPERFEFVADFPRTASGKIRKDRLREDIASKLATI; this comes from the coding sequence ATGCAGCAAAGATCATCTCCGCCATGGGCCTGGCTTGAAACCCCCGCCCCGCACCAGCAGGCCTTTGCCGATGCGGGCGTGTGGGACAAACGCACCATCGCCGAACAGGCCATCGCACTGACCGCAGAGGACCCGGAATTCGTCGCCTTCATCGAAGGCGATACGCATATGACCCGCGCGCAGTTGCTGGCCGATGCGCAAGCGCTTTCGGCGGCGCTCCACGCCCGTGGGCTGCGGCAGGGCGATGTCATCGGCTTCCAGATTCCCAACTGGCGCGAAGCAGCCGTGCTCAATCTGGCGGCGGCGCTGTCGGGCTTCGTCGTCAACCCGATCGTGCCGATCTACCGCGACCGCGAAGTGACCCTGATGCTCGAAGATTGTGCCGCGCGCGCATTCTTCGTGGCTGCGGAATTCCGCAATTACGATTTTGCCGCCATGGCCACGCGTATCAGGCCCTCCTTGCCGGAACTGGCCCACGTCTTCACCGTACGCGGGACCGGCGGGGATGATTATGCCACCCTTCTGGAGGAAGGCAGAGGCAAACCCTTCACCCGACCGGCAGTCGATCCGCTGGGCGTCAAGATGGTGCTCTATACCTCGGGCACCACAGGCCGCCCCAAAGGGGTGCTGCACAGCCACGTCACCTTGTCCCATATCCTCCGAAAATCGGCAGAATATTGGGGCCTTGCACCGGGCGACGCGACTCTGATGCCCTCTCCCGTCACCCATGTCTCGGGCTATGCCAACGGGCTGGAGGCGCCGCTGGTCTGCGGCACCCGTACCGTCCTGATGGAAAGCTGGAACGCGCAACACGCAATCGATCTGATCGACCGGCACCAGTTGGTCGGCACAGTCGCCGCCACGCCGTTCCTTGTCGAACTGGCGGATGCAGCACGGGCATCGGGCCATCGGCTGCCCTCCTTCCGCTTCTTCGCCTGCGGCGGCGCGGCGGTCCCGAACGACCTGATCCCGGCCGCCCGGCAAGCGTTCGCGGCCTGCCAGCCGTTTCGCGTGTTCGGCGCATCGGAAGTGCCGCTGGTCAGCTTCGGATGGACCGATAACGAAGACCTCGCCGCCACCACCGATGGCCACATCGTCGATTACGCGGTGCGCATCGTCGATGCGGACGACAACGATCTGCCCGACGGGCAGGCGGGGGAGATTCTGGCGCGCGGGCCTGCGATGATGCTGGGTTATGCCGATGCGCAGCAAACCCGCGAAGCGATCACCAGCGACGGCTTCTTCCGCACCGGCGATCTCGGCATCCGCACGGTGGACGGCGCGATTGTGGTGACCGGCCGGAAAAAGGATCTGATCATTCGAGGCGGGGAAAATATCTCCGCCAAGGAAATCGAGGATGTCCTGCACACGCATCCCGGCGTGATCGAGGCCAGCGTCGTGGCCATGCCGCACGAACGGCTGGGCGAAGGCATCTGCGCCTACATCATCGCGGGCGAGGCATCACTTGCCGCCGCCGATCTGGCCGCACATGTCGCCGCCAGCGGACTTGCGAAGCAAAAGATTCCCGAACGCTTCGAATTCGTGGCGGATTTCCCGCGCACAGCATCCGGCAAAATCCGCAAGGATCGCCTGCGCGAAGATATCGCCAGTAAATTGGCCACCATCTGA
- a CDS encoding nuclear transport factor 2 family protein: MPFTGPFEDRLAIRELLETYADAVTRNDASAWGATWAEDGEWSLPDYPEIGTTKGRDAIVAMWLEAMKAYPGIMFEAWPGSIEVEGDVARVRSYTSEVYDQDGQTKRDRGVYDDVCVKRDGTWQFRSRSFRNIHRQHAPKGL, from the coding sequence ATGCCTTTTACCGGCCCATTTGAGGACCGTCTGGCCATCCGCGAGTTGCTTGAAACCTATGCCGATGCCGTAACCCGCAACGATGCGTCTGCCTGGGGGGCAACCTGGGCCGAGGATGGGGAATGGTCCTTGCCCGACTATCCCGAAATCGGGACGACCAAAGGCCGCGACGCCATTGTCGCGATGTGGCTCGAAGCGATGAAGGCCTATCCCGGGATCATGTTCGAGGCATGGCCCGGTTCGATCGAAGTGGAAGGCGATGTCGCCCGCGTTCGCAGTTACACATCGGAAGTCTATGATCAGGACGGCCAGACCAAGCGCGATCGCGGGGTCTATGACGATGTCTGTGTGAAGCGGGATGGAACATGGCAGTTCCGCAGCCGGTCGTTCCGGAACATCCACCGCCAGCACGCCCCCAAGGGGCTCTGA
- a CDS encoding Rieske (2Fe-2S) protein, with translation MSEVWHGVIEEALFPEEGKLAARIAGWYVLVARIESGFQAVNDRCTHQASLLSGGRIRRGAVMCPLHGARFELATGRCIGSQYRDLRIFPLRITDGMIEVALPDTPPGMDELPIST, from the coding sequence ATGAGCGAAGTTTGGCACGGCGTAATTGAAGAGGCTCTCTTTCCGGAAGAGGGCAAGCTGGCGGCCCGGATCGCCGGCTGGTATGTTCTGGTCGCCCGGATCGAGAGCGGCTTTCAGGCTGTGAATGACCGTTGCACGCATCAGGCATCGCTGTTGTCTGGCGGGCGCATCCGGCGCGGTGCGGTGATGTGTCCATTGCATGGCGCACGCTTCGAACTGGCGACGGGCCGGTGCATCGGGTCCCAGTATCGCGATCTGCGCATCTTCCCTTTGCGGATTACCGACGGGATGATCGAAGTGGCGCTGCCCGACACACCGCCGGGCATGGACGAACTGCCGATCAGCACCTGA